Below is a window of Bacteroidota bacterium DNA.
TTTCTTTGAATCTTAATTTGAAGGGTGAACTCAAAATGTTTTCCAAGCCTTTAATTATGGGTATTTTGAACATTACCGAAGATTCATTTTACAAAGAAAGTTGTGTGTTTGGACCGCAACAAATGTTGGAGACAGCCGGAAAAATGTTGGATGAAGGTGCAGATATATTGGATTTCGGAGCGCAGAGTACGCGTCCCAACTCAATGCCCATTTCACAAGAAGAAGAACTTGAAAGAGTGCTGCCAATGATTGAACTTGTCGTAAAATCTTTTCCTCACACTATCATAAGCATAGATACATATTATTCAAAGGTGGCAGAGGAGTGTATCAAAGCAGGTGTTCATATTGTGAATGACATTAGTGCCGGAAATATGGACAAACATATTTTAGATATTGCAGCAAAGTATCAAACGCCTTACATAGCCATGCACATGCAAGGGACGCCTCAAACTATGCAAAGCAACCCTCAATATAATGATATTTGCAAAGAGGTTACTCAGTACCTGCAAACAAAATCGGAGCAAGCAATAAATAAAGGTATTAAAGACGTGATTGTGGATTTTGGGTTTGGGTTTGGGAAGACAATAGAACATAACTACGAACTATTGCGCAATGTAGGGGCAATGAAACAAGTTTTGCAAAAACCGGTATTAATTGGTGTTTCGCGTAAATCAATGCTTTGGAAAATGTTAAAATCTAGTCCGCAAGAAGTATTACCGGCAACCAGTGCATTACATTTGTTTGCATTGCAACAAGGTGCTGATATTTTGAGAGTGCACGATGTACGGGAGGCTATTCAGGTTAGAATTTTATGGACTGAATACCTTAATACCTTAAATTTGTCGCGTTATTAAAAGAATAAACCAATGTCTGATTCACATAAAAAAAATACTCCCAAAATAGTCACTATCGTACTCCTTGTCATCTTGATAATAGCCCCCGTTATATGGATTGTTGTTTTTAAAACCGGCAAACATTTTACACAAAAACTACCCATCTTATTTGAAACCACTGTTGATGCTAATGGAGATACCATTTATCATACGATTGAAGATTTTGAGTTTACTAATCAGTTGGGGCAAAAAATCAACAATGAAAGCATCAAAGGCAAGATTGTTTTAGTGAATTTCTTTTTTGCTACTTGCGCAGAGGTTTGTCCTGAAATGAACCGTAATTTACAGCAAGTTTATCAAGAATTTTTAAAAGACGATGATGTTGTTTTTTTATCACACTCTGTTGACCCCGAACACGATTCTGTGCCGGTATTGTTGGAATACAGCAAACGTTTTGGAGCAGAAGCACCCAAATGGAATTTTTTAACAGGTCCCAAAAACAGAATCTATGATATTGCAGAAAACACTTATAAACTCCTTGCCAGTGAAGACAGAGAAAACAATAGTTTTTTTCATAGTGAAAGCATTGTTTTAGTAGATAAAGTGGGTAGGATCAGAGGCATTTTTCCCGGCAGAAGAGGGATGGCAAAGGATGGAATACCTGCCATTATAGACGCAGTCAGAGCGTTGGAATACGAATATAATCAAGCTAAGAAATAAGATGAACGAAGCTTCTTTCAAAAAGACTATTGTTGTGCTTTCTGTGGTATTGCCACTATTTGTTTTGATGTTGTTTAGAATCAAAATAGAAGGCTATAATACTAATTTCTTGCCCCCGATTTATGCTACAACCAATGCTATTACTGCTCTGTTGTTAATTTTTGCTTTTGTTGCTATCAAGAAGAAAAATATTGCCTTGCATGAAAAACTTATTAAAATCTGTCTCGGATTATCGGTAATGTTTATTGTCCTTTATGCGATTCGACACATGACAGCTGCTGAGTCTCGCTTTGGAGATTTAAATGGTGATGGAATTTTGTCAGCCGAAGAGATGGCGCACGTTGGGAGGAGTCGCTATGTGTATTATTTCTTACTGATTTCGCATATTGTGCTTTCGGTTGTAGTGATACCCTTAGTTTTAGTCGCTTTTATGCGCGGAATGCTCAAACAGGTCGATAAACACAAGAAAATAGTTCGTTTTGCATTTCCGGTTTGGCTCTATGTGGCTATTTCAGGGGCATTGGTATATCTCATGATTTCACCTTATTACATTTAACACAATGAAAAAATATATTCTCTTACTTAATTTATTACTAATCGGAATGTTACAGGGATTTTCGCAATGTCCTATGTGTCGAAGTGCTGTTGTTTCTTCGTTGGAAGCACACGATTCTAAAGTGGTTGGATTGGGCTTAAATTCAGGTATTTTGATTATGCTCGGAATGGTTTATACAATTATCATGCTTGGAGTTGGATTGTGGTATTATTATCATAAAAAGGCGCACAAAGGGACAGTATAAGTCATCCCTCATGTTTGAGTCGTTCTTAGTTAAAAAAGAATTTTTATTAATCGATAAATTTGCCATATTTGCATAGTCAAACAAACAATATATAGTTATGAAAATGAAAATTACATCCATCTTAACATTTGTCTTTGCTTTCTCTCTCGCTTTTGTATCATGTAAGAAGGAAACAAGTGATGATAAGAAAGAATCCAATCCTTGTGGAGATAAGTCTATTTGTTTCAAAGTAGATGACATTAGTTTTTCTTTTGATGCCAAATGGCTTTCGCAAGCACAAGATAAATATAAGGTATATTACAATCAATCTTTAGGAGGAACAAGTAGCGAAAGAATTGACATTATCATCAAATGTTTGGGAGGGTTGAAAACAGGAGATTATAGTTTTGTGAGTATTGATAAACCACTCAGTGACGACAGGACAGCAACCTTTGAATATTACAAAAATGTAGCCGGTGAGTTAACCCAATTCAAATGTGAATCAGGAAAGTTGACCATTTCAAAATATGAAGACAAAATGATTACGGGTACCTTTAGTTGTGCAGCCAAAGACAAGGACGGGCAAGCTGTTATACTGAAATCGGGAAATATCTATCAGATTAAAAACTAATAATCCTTTATAATCTTAAAAAAAGCTGCTGGAACCAGAGGTTTTAGCAGCTTTTTTATTTTAATCGGATTAACTTTGCGCACTCAATAATTAATTATGATAGAAATAAAATCCGCATCAGAAAAAACAAAAGCAGATGCCTATATTGTGTTGTTTGACAAGGTTGAAGCAATACCTGCAACCTTGGTAGTACCAGGTGCTAAGAAGAAAATAAAACAAGTTGAATTAAAAAAACCACTTACACTGTTTGATGGTAATATACTCCATCTGTACCAACTTGTAACAGACAGTAAAGATTGGAAAAACCGTGAACAAATCAGAAAGAATGCTGCTTCTGCATTTTCACATATTAAATCTCTCCATCTTTCTGAGTTAGTAATTTTCGATTATTGCTCAAGTGGGGCTGCTGCAAAGGCATATTGCGAAGGAATGGTACTGGGGTCTTATAGTTTTTGCAAATATAAAACAGACAAAAAAACAACTTCGGAAAAATCTGTTTCCATTTCTCTTTCTTCTAAAAATATAAAGACTGCAGAACTGAAGGAGTTAAATATCTTATTGGCTGCTGTTGGTAAAGCAAGGGATTTGGTCAATGAACCAAATTCATATTTAACAGCCCCGAAGCTATCAGAAGAGTTTACAAAAATGGGTAAAGATGCAGGTTTTCAAGTTGAAGTTTGGAATGAAGCCAAAATTAAAGCCCAGAAAATGGGTGGAATTTTGGGAGTGAACAGTGGTAGTACAATGCCTCCCACTTTTAATATTATGGAATATAAACCTAAGGGTGCCAAAAATAAAAAGCCTTATGTATTAGTTGGTAAAGGTGTTGTTTATGATACCGGTGGAATGAGCCTTAAACCAACTGCAAATAGTATGGATTACATGAAATGTGATATGGCAGGTGCGGCTGCTGTTGCAGGTGTATTATATGCTGTTGCCAAAGCCAAGTTGCCGCTTCATATGATTGGTCTTGTTCCGGCAACGGACAACAGACCCGGAGAGGAAGCTATTGTGCCTGGTGATATTATTACTATGTATAGCGGACATACTGTTGAAGTAAAAAACACAGATGCAGAGGGTCGCTTAATATTAGCAGATGCCTTGCAATATGCAAAGAAATTAAACCCCGAGCTTGTGATTGACCTTGCTACACTTACGGGTGCCGCAGTTCGTGCGATCGGGAGCTATGCTTCTGCCATTATGGGGACAGCTTCTGAAAAAGTGTTTGACGAAATAGAAGCAACGGGATATAATACTTTTGATAGGCTCATTCGCTTCCCGCTTTGGGATGAATATGGCGATGAATTAAAGTCTGAGATTGCCGATTTTTCAAATCTTGGAAAAGGAGAGGGTGGACAGATGTCTGCCGGCAAATTCCTTGAAAAATTTACCGATTACCCTTGGTTACATTTAGATATTGCAGGTACAGCTTTTATGCACAGTACATCTGACTATCGACCAGCCGGAGGAACGGGTGTAGGTGTAAGATTAATTTTTGAATATTTAAAAACGAAGATCTGATAATGACAACAAAACCAATTATAGGTATTACAATGGGAGACCCGAGCGGAATCGGGATGGAAGTAATTCTTAAAACACTGAGCCACGACTTTGTGTATGACTATTTCACTCCTGTTTTATATGGTTCTCAAAAGGTGTTTACAGACATCAAGAACTCATTAGGTTTGGAAACACCGGTTTACAACTTGATTCGACATATAGGGGAGGCGCAAGAAGGGAAGTGTAATCTGATTGCTTCATCAAGCGAGCCATTTGAGTATAGTTTAGGGCAGCCTTCAAAGGTGTCAGGCAAGCAGGCACTACTTGCGATAGACAGAATGTTAAAAGATGTGTCTGAAGGAAAGTTGCAAGTGGTTGTTACCGCTCCGGTGGATAAAAACACTATTAATGAAAATATTTCTTTTAGCGGTCACACAGGTTATCTTTCAAAGGCTTTGGGCGTACAAAATCATTTGATGATTTTATTTAATGATGACATTAAAGTAGGACTGGTAACAGAGCATATTCCTATTTCTGATATAGCCAAATCAATCACCAAAGATTTAATTATTTCTAAAACACAAACTTTTATTGATGCTTTGCGCAATGATTTTGGAATAATTAAACCCAAAATTGCCGTAATGGGGCTCAATCCACATGCCGGAGATGGAGGGGCTATTGGCAAAGAAGAAGCAAACATTATTATGCCCGCCATAGAATCATTCTCAGCCAATGATAAGGCGTTTGTTTTTGGACCCTATTCAGCTGATGGTCTATGGGGTTCAAAGAATCTAATGCGATTTGATGGTGTATTGGCTATGTATCACGACCAAGGTTTGGCTCCTTTCAAAGCGCTTGCATTCAATGAAGGTGTGAATTTTACTGCCAGTCTTCCTATTATCAGAACCAGTCCCGATCATGGAACAGCATATAATATAGCCGGAAAATTTGAAGCATCTCCAAGCTCTTTCAGCTCAGCGCTTTTTTCTGCCCTCAAACTGTATGCTACACGCAAAGAGATTGCAGAATTAAAAGCTAATTTCTTGCCTTTCTCAGAATTGAAGCGCGAACGTTTTAGGTTAGAGACAAGGGATTTGGAGAATATGTAAAAGCGGTTTATGGTTTGTTAAACATTGCGTTGATTTCGTCTGCAAAATGTTCGCAGATTATTTTTCGTTTCATACTTAGTTTAGGTGTAAGCTCTCCATTTTCAAGTGAGAATTCTCTTGTTAGTAGTTTGAATTTTTTGATTTTCTCAATATCTGTCAAGACAGTGTTAAC
It encodes the following:
- the folP gene encoding dihydropteroate synthase yields the protein MNIDKSFSLNLNLKGELKMFSKPLIMGILNITEDSFYKESCVFGPQQMLETAGKMLDEGADILDFGAQSTRPNSMPISQEEELERVLPMIELVVKSFPHTIISIDTYYSKVAEECIKAGVHIVNDISAGNMDKHILDIAAKYQTPYIAMHMQGTPQTMQSNPQYNDICKEVTQYLQTKSEQAINKGIKDVIVDFGFGFGKTIEHNYELLRNVGAMKQVLQKPVLIGVSRKSMLWKMLKSSPQEVLPATSALHLFALQQGADILRVHDVREAIQVRILWTEYLNTLNLSRY
- a CDS encoding SCO family protein translates to MSDSHKKNTPKIVTIVLLVILIIAPVIWIVVFKTGKHFTQKLPILFETTVDANGDTIYHTIEDFEFTNQLGQKINNESIKGKIVLVNFFFATCAEVCPEMNRNLQQVYQEFLKDDDVVFLSHSVDPEHDSVPVLLEYSKRFGAEAPKWNFLTGPKNRIYDIAENTYKLLASEDRENNSFFHSESIVLVDKVGRIRGIFPGRRGMAKDGIPAIIDAVRALEYEYNQAKK
- a CDS encoding DUF420 domain-containing protein, whose product is MNEASFKKTIVVLSVVLPLFVLMLFRIKIEGYNTNFLPPIYATTNAITALLLIFAFVAIKKKNIALHEKLIKICLGLSVMFIVLYAIRHMTAAESRFGDLNGDGILSAEEMAHVGRSRYVYYFLLISHIVLSVVVIPLVLVAFMRGMLKQVDKHKKIVRFAFPVWLYVAISGALVYLMISPYYI
- a CDS encoding leucyl aminopeptidase — its product is MIEIKSASEKTKADAYIVLFDKVEAIPATLVVPGAKKKIKQVELKKPLTLFDGNILHLYQLVTDSKDWKNREQIRKNAASAFSHIKSLHLSELVIFDYCSSGAAAKAYCEGMVLGSYSFCKYKTDKKTTSEKSVSISLSSKNIKTAELKELNILLAAVGKARDLVNEPNSYLTAPKLSEEFTKMGKDAGFQVEVWNEAKIKAQKMGGILGVNSGSTMPPTFNIMEYKPKGAKNKKPYVLVGKGVVYDTGGMSLKPTANSMDYMKCDMAGAAAVAGVLYAVAKAKLPLHMIGLVPATDNRPGEEAIVPGDIITMYSGHTVEVKNTDAEGRLILADALQYAKKLNPELVIDLATLTGAAVRAIGSYASAIMGTASEKVFDEIEATGYNTFDRLIRFPLWDEYGDELKSEIADFSNLGKGEGGQMSAGKFLEKFTDYPWLHLDIAGTAFMHSTSDYRPAGGTGVGVRLIFEYLKTKI
- the pdxA gene encoding 4-hydroxythreonine-4-phosphate dehydrogenase PdxA translates to MTTKPIIGITMGDPSGIGMEVILKTLSHDFVYDYFTPVLYGSQKVFTDIKNSLGLETPVYNLIRHIGEAQEGKCNLIASSSEPFEYSLGQPSKVSGKQALLAIDRMLKDVSEGKLQVVVTAPVDKNTINENISFSGHTGYLSKALGVQNHLMILFNDDIKVGLVTEHIPISDIAKSITKDLIISKTQTFIDALRNDFGIIKPKIAVMGLNPHAGDGGAIGKEEANIIMPAIESFSANDKAFVFGPYSADGLWGSKNLMRFDGVLAMYHDQGLAPFKALAFNEGVNFTASLPIIRTSPDHGTAYNIAGKFEASPSSFSSALFSALKLYATRKEIAELKANFLPFSELKRERFRLETRDLENM